A genomic window from Onychostoma macrolepis isolate SWU-2019 chromosome 22, ASM1243209v1, whole genome shotgun sequence includes:
- the LOC131531227 gene encoding LOW QUALITY PROTEIN: NACHT, LRR and PYD domains-containing protein 12-like (The sequence of the model RefSeq protein was modified relative to this genomic sequence to represent the inferred CDS: inserted 1 base in 1 codon), whose translation MSEKRGKMSLSQKQSVRSGSHVSSSVSVKSDRSKDEPPFFSEETPSAAERLQYETLDSDFQINSNHKNFTDKLLGIFQDLENKMINFXKNELEMFKKILQKENTQTFVKDFNENRCSNKEAALDLTLYFLREMKQDEAADTLEDELIFIHQLKCSLKKKYQCVFEGIAKQGDSTLLNNIYTDLYITQGCSEQVNTEHEVRQIEVASRRHESQEMQVECKNVFEAPEQDKQIKTVLTKGVAGIGKSVSVQKFVLDWAEGKENQDISFIFPLPFREMNLKEQEKLSLMDLITQFFPETKGLKLTRRNHFKVLFILDGLDECRLPVNFKDNEMWSDVSSPASLDVLLTNLIKGNLLPSALIWITTRPAAASKIPPDCIDRLTEIRGFNDAQKEEYFRKRLMDENQAKEIIEHVKQSKSLFIMCHIPVFCWISATVLQNILEEKRNNVVKNNQADDASKTLQESNTEDTPKTLTQMYTHFLRFQIQQSRRKYDGEYTPDVSWDKDAIFSLGKLAFHQLERNNVIFYDTDLEACGIDVYKASVYSGMCTQIFKEETGIVLGTMYCFVHLSIQEFIAALYAHLFLVIKQRSIFVHESTEQENKSETMIDLLKTAVDKALESDNGHLDLFLRFLLGLSLQSNQRLLQGLFTERNGNDQSKKEIVQYIKQKCEADLSTERSINLFYCLNELNDQTLVKEIQTHLREGSLSSADLSPAQWSALAFVLLTSEEELEEFELQKFKKSDECLIRLSAVIKTSKRALLNDCGLTDKSCSALATVLGSDSSLKELNMNNNNLQDSGVKLLCTGLQNMKCHLEILRLNDCGLTDKSCSALATVLGSDTSLKELNMSNNNLQDSGVKQLCTGLNNINCKLEIMRLSDCSITEEGYKALSSALRSNPSHLIELDLTGNDPGQSGVKQLSDLLQDPNCQLKTLRFLGPAADEACQYVTGIVGKNPLLLRELNLSEHELGDTRVNQIAALLQDKHCQLHSLILNNCCITEGGFHVLAAALNSNPSNLTELDLSENKLGNPGMKIILTLFENVQCRLEKLKLNCISITDEGCAALASAFNSNLRELDLSRNQIRDSGVTEISSLLRNSQTLQILRLSDCSITEEGYKALSSALRSNPSHLIELDLTGNDPGQSGVKQLSDLLQDPNCQLKTLRFLGPAADEACQYVTGIMGKNPLLLRELKLSGHELRDTRVNQIAALLQDKHCQLNTLL comes from the exons ATGTCAGAGAAGAGAGGAAAGATGAGTCTCTCACAGAAACAGAG TGTGAGATCAGGCTCACATGTGTCcagctctgtgtctgtgaagagtgaCCGGTCAAAAGATGAACCACCGTTCTTCAGTGAAGAAACACCATCAGCTGCTGAACG GCTGCAATATGAGACATTAGATTCAGACTTCCAGATTAACAGCAACCACAAGAATTTCACAGACAAACTCCTAGGAATCTTCCAG gatcttgaaaataaaatgatcaacT CTAAAAATGAGctggaaatgtttaaaaaaatattacaaaaagagAACACACAAACCTTTGTGAAGGATTTTAATGAGAACAGATGCAGTAACAAAGAAGCAGCTCTTGATCTCACGCTCTACTTCCTGAGAGAGATGAAGCAAGATGAAGCTGCTGATACTCTAGAAG ATGAGCTCATCTTCATTCATCAGCTAAAATGTAGCCTAAAGAAGAAGTATCAATGTGTGTTTGAAGGAATTGCAAAGCAAGGTGACTCTACACTTCTGAACAACATCTACACAGATCTCTATATCACTCAGGGTTGTAGTGAACAGGTCAATACTGAACATGAGGTAAGACAGATTGAAGTTGCTTCCAGACGTCATGAATCGCAGGAGATGCAGGTTgaatgcaaaaatgtgtttgaaGCACCTGAACAAGACAAGCAGATCAAAACTGTACTGACAAAAGGAGTTGCTGGCATCGGAAAAtcagtctctgtgcagaagtttgTTCTGGATTGGGCCGAAGGAAAAGAAAATCAAGATATCAGCTTCATATTTCCTCTTCCATTCAGAGAGATGAACTTAAAGGAGCAAGAAAAACTAAGTTTGATGGACCTTATAACTCAGTTTTTCCCAGAGACCAAAGGACTGAAGCTTACAAGAAGAAATCATTTCAAAGTCTTGTTCATTCTTGATGGATTGGATGAATGTCGACTTCCTGTAAACTTTAAGGATAATGAGATGTGGTCTGATGTATCATCACCAGCCTCTCTGGATGTTCTCCTAACGAACCTCATCAAGGGAAATCTGCTTCcttctgctctcatctggatcaccacCAGACCAGCAGCTGCCAGTAAGATTCCTCCTGACTGTATCGACCGGCTGACAGAGATACGAGGATTCAATGATGCACAAAAGGAGGAGTACTTCAGAAAGAGATTAATGGATGAGAATCAGGCCAAAGAAATCATTGAACATGTTAAACAATCAAAGAGTCTCTTtatcatgtgccacatcccagtCTTCTGCTGGATTTCAGCCACTGTTCTCCAGAACATTTTAGAGGAGAAAAGAAATAATGTTGTGAAAAACAATCAGGCTGATGATGCCTCCAAAACACTGCAGGAGTCAAATACTGAAGACACTCCTAAGACTCTGACACAAATGTACACACACTTTCTCAGATTTCAGATCCAGCAGAGCAGACGAAAGTATGATGGAGAATATACACCAGATGTTTCCTGGGATAAAGATGCCATCTTTTCACTGGGGAAACTGGCATTTCATCAGCTGGAAAGAAACAATGTGATCTTCTATGACACAGATCTGGAAGCCTGTGGTATTGACGTCTATAAGGCATCAGTGTACTCAGGCATGTGTACCCAGATCTTTAAGGAGGAAACGGGGATCGTTCTTGGTACCATGTACTGCTTCGTTCACTTGAGCATTCAAGAGTTTATTGCAGCTCTTTATGCACATCTGTTTCTAGTCATAAAGCAGAGAAGTATATTTGTTCATGAGTCTACagaacaggaaaacaaaagtgAAACCATGATTGATTTGCTCAAGACTGCAGTGGACAAGGCACTAGAGAGTGATAATGGACACCTGGATCTTTTTCTTCGATTCCTCCTTGGTTTGTCACTCCAGTCCAATCAGAGACTCTTACAGGGTCTGTTCACAGAGCGAAATGGAAATGACCAGAGCAAAAAAGAAATAGTCCAGTACATcaagcagaaatgtgaagctGATCTGTCTACAGAGAGATCCATCAATCTGTTCTactgtctgaatgaactgaacGACCAAACTCTGGTGAAAGAGATTCAGACCCACCTTAGAGAAGGAAGTCTCTCATCTGCTGATCTTTCACCTGCCCAGTGGTCTGCTTTGGCCTTTGTGTTGTTGACATCAGAGGAGGAGCTGGAGGAGTTTGAGCTTCAGAAATTCAAGAAATCAGACGAGTGTCTCATTAGATTATCAGCAGTCATCAAAACCTCCAAAAGAGCTCT GTTAAATGATTGTGGCTTAACAGACAAAAGCTGTTCAGCTCTGGCTACAGTTCTTGGATCAGATTCCAGTCTGAAAGAGCTGaacatgaacaataataatctgcaggattcaggagtgaagctgctctgCACTGGACTGCAAAATATGAAGTGTCATTTGGAGATACTGAG GCTAAATGATTGTGGCTTAACAGACAAAAGCTGTTCAGCTCTGGCTACAGTTCTTGGATCAGATACCAGTCTGAAAGAGCTGAACATGAGCAATAATaacctgcaggattcaggagtgaagcagctcTGCACTGGACTGAATAATATAAATTGcaaattagagataatgag actttcagactgcagtatcactgaagaaggttataaagctctgtcttcagctctgagatcaaacccttcacacctgatagagctggatctcacaggaaatgatcctggacaatcaggagtgaagcagctcagtgatttactacaggatccaaactgtcaactgaagacactgag GTTTTTGGGTCCTGCTGCAGATGAAGCCTGTCAGTATGTGACTGGAATTGTGGGTAAAAACCCGTTactcctgagagagctgaatctgagtgaacatgaactaggagacacacgagtgaatcagatcgctgctctactgcaggataaacactGTCAACTCCACTCACTGAT TCTGAATAACTGCTGTATCACAGAAGGAGGTTTTCATGTTCTGGCTGCAGCTCTAAACTCAAACCCTTCAAATCTGacagagctggatctgagtgaGAATAAACTAGGAAACCCAGGAATGAAGATCATCTTGACTCTGTTTGAAAATGTACAGTGTAGACTGGAAAAGCTGAA GTTAAACTGCATCAGTAttacagatgaaggttgtgctgctctggcatCAGCGTTTAATTCAAACCtcagagagctggatctgagcagGAATCAAATAAGAGACTCTGGAGTGACAGAAATCTCCAGTCTGCTGAGAAATTCACAGACACTACAGATACTCAG actttcagactgcagtatcactgaagaaggttataaagctctgtcttcagctctgagatcaaacccttcacacctgatagagctggatctcacagggaatgatcctggacaatcaggagtgaagcagctcagtgatttactacaggatccaaactgtcaactgaagacactgag GTTTTTGGGTCCTGCTGCAGATGAAGCCTGTCAGTATGTGACTGGAATTATGGGTAAAAACCCGTTactcctgagagagctgaaACTGAGTGGACATGAACTAAGAGACACACGAGTGAATCAGATCGCTGCtctactgcaggataaacactGTCAACTCAACACACTGCTGTGA